One Dokdonia sp. Dokd-P16 genomic window carries:
- a CDS encoding DUF58 domain-containing protein: protein MAIIRFIKGFFVHQRLFYALGVIGVLYLISYWFNGLFGITNILLLLLVLAFFVDALVLFRASGKIKGVRELPEKFSNSDANELPVILENKYPFAVTLDIIDEIPEQFQKRDFSKVIEIPARETRSFSYSLRPTERGEYTFGHLNVYVSTKLKLVKRRYRFEKDQMVKVYPSFIQMKKYAFLALDNRLTMHGMKKIRRLGHTMEFEQIKDYVPGDDARTINWKATAKRASLMVNQFQDEKSQPVYALIDASRVMKMPFKGLTLLDYAINSTLAFSNIALKKKDKVGMLTFAESIKNHLPASSKKTHLQTILEVLYNIDTRFLDSDYGALYNQVKRKITQRSLLLLYTNFEHITALERQLPYLKALSRKHVLVVIFFQNTELDQLIATPAETLPEVYHKTIAQKADLDKKVMVARLEQYGIQTILTKPDDLTVNTINKYLEIKARGLL, encoded by the coding sequence TTGGCTATTATAAGATTTATAAAAGGTTTTTTTGTTCACCAGCGTTTGTTTTATGCACTGGGAGTTATCGGTGTGCTTTATTTGATTTCCTACTGGTTTAATGGCCTCTTTGGAATTACTAATATCTTATTGCTTTTACTGGTGCTCGCATTTTTTGTGGATGCATTAGTTCTTTTTCGCGCAAGCGGAAAAATAAAAGGTGTGAGAGAGCTACCAGAAAAATTCTCAAATAGTGATGCAAACGAGCTTCCTGTCATCCTTGAGAATAAATATCCGTTTGCAGTTACCCTTGATATTATAGATGAAATACCAGAACAGTTTCAAAAACGTGATTTTAGTAAAGTAATTGAGATACCAGCACGAGAGACAAGGTCATTTTCATATTCCTTACGTCCTACAGAGCGTGGAGAGTATACCTTTGGGCATCTTAATGTGTACGTGAGTACCAAGCTTAAACTTGTAAAACGTCGCTACCGCTTTGAGAAAGACCAGATGGTAAAGGTGTATCCATCTTTTATACAGATGAAAAAGTATGCATTTCTTGCCCTAGACAATAGACTTACTATGCACGGCATGAAAAAAATACGCCGTCTAGGACATACGATGGAGTTTGAGCAAATTAAAGATTACGTCCCTGGTGATGATGCTCGTACCATTAACTGGAAAGCAACTGCAAAACGCGCTAGCCTGATGGTAAATCAGTTTCAAGACGAGAAGTCACAACCTGTATATGCACTCATAGACGCTAGCCGCGTGATGAAGATGCCTTTTAAAGGATTGACACTTTTAGACTATGCAATTAATAGTACGCTAGCATTTTCTAATATTGCCTTAAAGAAAAAAGACAAAGTGGGCATGCTCACCTTTGCAGAGTCTATTAAAAATCACCTTCCTGCGAGTAGTAAGAAAACTCACTTGCAGACTATTCTAGAGGTGCTTTACAATATAGATACTAGGTTTTTAGATAGTGATTACGGTGCGTTATACAACCAAGTAAAACGTAAAATCACCCAGCGTAGCTTACTATTATTGTATACTAATTTTGAGCACATAACAGCACTTGAAAGACAGTTACCTTATTTAAAAGCGCTTTCGCGAAAACATGTCTTGGTGGTTATCTTTTTCCAAAACACAGAACTTGACCAGCTCATTGCAACACCTGCCGAAACACTTCCCGAGGTGTATCATAAAACGATTGCCCAAAAAGCAGATCTTGATAAAAAAGTAATGGTTGCACGACTTGAACAATACGGTATTCAAACCATATTAACTAAGCCAGATGACCTTACAGTAAATACTATTAATAAATATCTAGAGATTAAAGCAAGAGGCCTATTATAA
- the purB gene encoding adenylosuccinate lyase yields the protein MSLSPLQAISPIDGRYASKTETLAPFFSEAALIKYRVKVEVEYFIALCELPLPQLEDVDKSVFTALREIYQDFTTEDAQAIKDIEKVTNHDVKAVEYFIKEKFDALDLASYKEFIHFGLTSQDINNTAIPMSLKDAMNQVYIPELLEVVDHLKQLVDEWANIPLLARTHGQPASPTRLGKEIEVFVVRIEEQLNLLNDIPSAAKFGGATGNFNAHKVAYPSIDWRAFGKSFVHDTLKMHHSFPTTQIEHYDHMAALFDGLKRINTILIDLDRDFWTYVSMDYFKQKIKAGEVGSSAMPHKVNPIDFENSEGNLGIANAIFEHLSAKLPISRLQRDLTDSTVLRNIGVPLGHTLIGLRSTVKGLNKLLINEEKIAADLENNWAVVAEAIQTILRREGYPNPYEALKALTRVNSKITKKSMAEFVDTLEVSAAIKKELKAITPQNYTGI from the coding sequence ATGTCGTTGTCACCACTTCAAGCCATCTCACCTATTGATGGTCGTTATGCCTCAAAAACAGAAACTTTAGCTCCTTTCTTTTCTGAAGCCGCACTTATCAAATACAGAGTAAAAGTAGAAGTAGAATATTTTATCGCCTTGTGTGAGCTACCACTTCCGCAACTTGAAGATGTAGATAAAAGTGTCTTTACCGCTTTGCGCGAAATTTACCAAGACTTCACTACAGAAGACGCGCAGGCCATAAAAGACATTGAGAAAGTAACAAACCACGATGTAAAAGCGGTAGAATACTTTATCAAAGAAAAATTTGATGCACTTGACCTTGCATCTTACAAGGAGTTTATCCACTTTGGGTTAACATCTCAAGATATTAATAATACTGCAATCCCGATGTCTCTTAAGGACGCGATGAATCAAGTATACATTCCAGAATTATTGGAGGTTGTAGATCATCTTAAGCAGCTTGTAGATGAGTGGGCAAACATTCCTTTACTAGCTCGTACACACGGACAACCTGCTTCTCCTACTCGACTAGGAAAAGAAATTGAGGTTTTTGTAGTACGTATAGAAGAGCAACTTAATTTATTAAATGATATTCCTAGTGCTGCAAAGTTTGGTGGTGCTACAGGAAACTTCAATGCACATAAAGTAGCATATCCATCTATAGATTGGAGAGCATTTGGTAAATCATTTGTACATGACACGCTAAAAATGCACCACTCCTTTCCTACTACGCAAATAGAGCACTATGATCACATGGCTGCATTATTTGATGGACTTAAGCGTATTAATACGATTTTAATAGATCTTGATCGTGATTTCTGGACCTATGTATCTATGGATTACTTCAAGCAGAAAATTAAAGCTGGAGAAGTAGGTTCTAGCGCCATGCCGCATAAAGTGAACCCAATTGACTTTGAAAACAGTGAAGGGAACTTAGGTATTGCAAACGCTATTTTTGAGCACCTTTCTGCAAAGCTTCCTATCTCAAGACTACAAAGAGATCTTACGGATAGTACGGTATTAAGAAACATAGGTGTTCCATTAGGACATACATTAATAGGATTACGTTCTACCGTAAAAGGATTGAACAAACTATTAATAAACGAAGAAAAAATCGCTGCCGATCTTGAGAATAACTGGGCTGTAGTAGCTGAGGCTATCCAGACTATTTTAAGAAGAGAAGGATATCCTAATCCTTATGAAGCACTTAAAGCACTTACTAGAGTAAACAGTAAGATTACAAAGAAGTCTATGGCTGAGTTTGTGGATACACTTGAGGTAAGCGCG